A window of Castanea sativa cultivar Marrone di Chiusa Pesio chromosome 1, ASM4071231v1 contains these coding sequences:
- the LOC142622206 gene encoding putative ubiquitin-conjugating enzyme E2 16 — MTSSSSAPSRKALSKIASNRLQKELVEWQVNPPTGFKHKVTDNLQRWVIEVNGAPGTLYVNETYQLQVDFPEHYPMEAPQVIFMSPAPLHPHIYSNGHICLDILYDSWSPAMTVSSICISILSMLSSSTVKQRPADNDRYVKNCRNGRSPKETRWWFHDDKV, encoded by the exons ATGACCAGTTCTTCTTCTGCCCCTTCACGCAag GCTTTAAGCAAGATCGCGAGCAATCGGCTCCAGAAAGAGCTGGTAGAGTGGCAGGTTAATCCTCCTACTGGGTTTAAACACAAAGTTACTGATAATCTTCAAAG ATGGGTGATTGAAGTGAATGGAGCTCCAGGGACTCTGTACGTAAATGAAACTTACCAGCTTCAAGTTGATTTTCCTGAGCATTACCCCATGGAAGCACCCCAG GTGATTTTTATGTCCCCAGCTCCTCTGCACCCTCACATTTATAGCAACGGCCATATCTGTCTAG ATATCCTGTATGATTCATGGTCCCCAGCCATGACTGTGAGCTCCATCTGCATCAGCATTTTATCCATGTTATCAAGTTCAACCGTTAAG CAACGCCCAGCAGATAATGATCGGTATGTGAAAAACTGTAGGAATGGTAGATCTCCCAAAGAGACAAGGTGGTGGTTCCATGATGATAAAGTgtaa